One Vanessa atalanta chromosome 6, ilVanAtal1.2, whole genome shotgun sequence genomic window carries:
- the LOC125064611 gene encoding probable tRNA (uracil-O(2)-)-methyltransferase isoform X2 → MDDDSASCIKVKPNLFWQSINILITKPHVVNKRLWGCTILNRYYVQDNDISWKNELKNWQLEIVNKKQFLDDILKNKQVKIVGECKTENEILLVELLPKSYLESHAFQIIYKNKSVTQGDEVILKTFSENVTKSHQWLQSTVLPQVLKWCHEISTKQVQICNESLALVPNEEYYTKYNELKLTYGKEMVKIWPECTDPTKFVYEDIAIATYLLLLWGTDTNPQSFVDIGCGNGLLVYILSMEGHTGYGVDVRKRKIWDLYPNNINLKETTVTPSNMHIFSDVDWIIGNHSDELTPWIPVIAAQNSYKSNFFLLPCCAYNFDGTKYRRQNSSKSQYTEYLEYVRKVCDNCGFETEVDRLKIPSTKRICFIGRKRTYKEDEHEKFVACIQYMISNQIGLSMNNETDQNIETKEFKTRDPIERVRNCTQLDKNITDSIITCISNYLLDGCNLKTNWSKGSSVAIHELIKLLPSDKLKALKSECGGLQTLLRNNHHIFEVRNGCVNLRYPRTIDEVKNHTRSKKNNDGLKMQIKPCWFYNNHPQGCPLDSSVCSFLHKKST, encoded by the exons atggaTGATGATTCTGCGTCGTGTATTAAAGTAAAACCAAATTTATTTTGgcaatcaattaatatattaataacaaaacctCACGTAGTCAATAAAAGGTTATGGGGATGCACTATTCTGAATAGATATTATGTACAAGACAATGATATTTCCTGGAAAAATGAATTGAAAAATTGGCAACtagaaattgtaaacaaaaagcAATTTTTAGATGATATCCTTAAAAACAAACAAGTCAAAATAGTTGGAGAATGTAAaactgaaaatgaaattttattagtcGAGCTTCTTCCCAAAAGTTACCTCGAATCGCATgcgtttcaaataatttataaaaataaatctgtaacACAA GGGGatgaagttatattaaaaactttttctg aaaatgtgACTAAATCTCACCAATGGTTACAAAGTACTGTCTTACCTCAAGTCCTAAAATGGTGTCATGAAATATCTACAAAACAAGTTCAAATATGCAATGAATCTTTAGCATTAGTACCAAATGAAGAatactatacaaaatataatgaacTTAAATTGACATATGGTAAAGAGATGGTTAAG aTTTGGCCAGAATGTACAGACCCAACAAAGTTTGTTTATGAAGATATTGCTATTGCTACATACTTGCTACTTCTGTGGGGGACTGATACTAACCCACAATCATTTGTTGATATTGGATGTGGCAATGGTTtgcttgtttatattttaagtatggaAGGACACACCGGATATGGGGTTGATGTTAGGAAGAGAAAAATATGGGACTTATACCccaataatattaacttaaaa gaaaCAACAGTCACTCCATCAAATATGCATATCTTTTCTGATGTGGATTGGATAATAGGAAATCATTCTGATGAACTCACTCCATGGATCCCAGTGATTGCTGCACAAAATTCCTACAAATCCAATTTTTTCCTGCTACCCTGTTGTGCATACAACTTTGATGGTACAAAATATCGAAGGCAAAATTCATCAAAAAGTCAGTACACAGAATACCTGGAATATGTTAGAAAAGTATGTGATAACTGTGGTTTTGAAACCGAAGTAGACAGATTGAAAATTCCAAGTACAAAGAGAATATGTTTTATTGGTAGGAAGAGAACCTACAAAGAAGATGAACATGAGAAGTTTGTAGCTTGTATTCAGTACATGATTAGTAATCAAATAGGCTTAAGTATGAATAATGAAACAGatcaaaatattgaaacaaaggAATTTAAAACGAGAGACCCCATTGAAAGAGTAAGAAATTGCACAcagttagataaaaatattacagactcaataataacttgtatttcaaattatttgctTGATGGATGCAATTTAAAGACAAACTGGTCGAAGGGAAGTAGTGTTGCTATTCATGAACTTATAAAACTTCTACCATCTGACAAATTAAAAGCTTTAAAATCTGAATGTGGTGGTTTACAAACtttgttaagaaataatcaTCACATATTTGAAGTCAGAAATGGTTGTGTGAATTTACGGTATCCAAGAACTATAGATGAGGTAAAAAATCATACTAGgagcaaaaaaaataatgatggtttgaaaatgcaaataaaaccatgttggttttataataatcacCCACAAGGTTGTCCTTTAGACAGCTCAGTTTGTAGTTTCCTGCACAAAAAGTCAACATGA
- the LOC125064611 gene encoding probable tRNA (uracil-O(2)-)-methyltransferase isoform X3, whose translation MDDDSASCIKGDEVILKTFSENVTKSHQWLQSTVLPQVLKWCHEISTKQVQICNESLALVPNEEYYTKYNELKLTYGKEMVKIWPECTDPTKFVYEDIAIATYLLLLWGTDTNPQSFVDIGCGNGLLVYILSMEGHTGYGVDVRKRKIWDLYPNNINLKETTVTPSNMHIFSDVDWIIGNHSDELTPWIPVIAAQNSYKSNFFLLPCCAYNFDGTKYRRQNSSKSQYTEYLEYVRKVCDNCGFETEVDRLKIPSTKRICFIGRKRTYKEDEHEKFVACIQYMISNQIGLSMNNETDQNIETKEFKTRDPIERVRNCTQLDKNITDSIITCISNYLLDGCNLKTNWSKGSSVAIHELIKLLPSDKLKALKSECGGLQTLLRNNHHIFEVRNGCVNLRYPRTIDEVKNHTRSKKNNDGLKMQIKPCWFYNNHPQGCPLDSSVCSFLHKKST comes from the exons atggaTGATGATTCTGCGTCGTGTATTAAA GGGGatgaagttatattaaaaactttttctg aaaatgtgACTAAATCTCACCAATGGTTACAAAGTACTGTCTTACCTCAAGTCCTAAAATGGTGTCATGAAATATCTACAAAACAAGTTCAAATATGCAATGAATCTTTAGCATTAGTACCAAATGAAGAatactatacaaaatataatgaacTTAAATTGACATATGGTAAAGAGATGGTTAAG aTTTGGCCAGAATGTACAGACCCAACAAAGTTTGTTTATGAAGATATTGCTATTGCTACATACTTGCTACTTCTGTGGGGGACTGATACTAACCCACAATCATTTGTTGATATTGGATGTGGCAATGGTTtgcttgtttatattttaagtatggaAGGACACACCGGATATGGGGTTGATGTTAGGAAGAGAAAAATATGGGACTTATACCccaataatattaacttaaaa gaaaCAACAGTCACTCCATCAAATATGCATATCTTTTCTGATGTGGATTGGATAATAGGAAATCATTCTGATGAACTCACTCCATGGATCCCAGTGATTGCTGCACAAAATTCCTACAAATCCAATTTTTTCCTGCTACCCTGTTGTGCATACAACTTTGATGGTACAAAATATCGAAGGCAAAATTCATCAAAAAGTCAGTACACAGAATACCTGGAATATGTTAGAAAAGTATGTGATAACTGTGGTTTTGAAACCGAAGTAGACAGATTGAAAATTCCAAGTACAAAGAGAATATGTTTTATTGGTAGGAAGAGAACCTACAAAGAAGATGAACATGAGAAGTTTGTAGCTTGTATTCAGTACATGATTAGTAATCAAATAGGCTTAAGTATGAATAATGAAACAGatcaaaatattgaaacaaaggAATTTAAAACGAGAGACCCCATTGAAAGAGTAAGAAATTGCACAcagttagataaaaatattacagactcaataataacttgtatttcaaattatttgctTGATGGATGCAATTTAAAGACAAACTGGTCGAAGGGAAGTAGTGTTGCTATTCATGAACTTATAAAACTTCTACCATCTGACAAATTAAAAGCTTTAAAATCTGAATGTGGTGGTTTACAAACtttgttaagaaataatcaTCACATATTTGAAGTCAGAAATGGTTGTGTGAATTTACGGTATCCAAGAACTATAGATGAGGTAAAAAATCATACTAGgagcaaaaaaaataatgatggtttgaaaatgcaaataaaaccatgttggttttataataatcacCCACAAGGTTGTCCTTTAGACAGCTCAGTTTGTAGTTTCCTGCACAAAAAGTCAACATGA
- the LOC125064611 gene encoding probable tRNA (uracil-O(2)-)-methyltransferase isoform X1, with product MDDDSASCIKVKPNLFWQSINILITKPHVVNKRLWGCTILNRYYVQDNDISWKNELKNWQLEIVNKKQFLDDILKNKQVKIVGECKTENEILLVELLPKSYLESHAFQIIYKNKSVTQVGFFDVTPKENEQNLCPTFSYSFSLQGDEVILKTFSENVTKSHQWLQSTVLPQVLKWCHEISTKQVQICNESLALVPNEEYYTKYNELKLTYGKEMVKIWPECTDPTKFVYEDIAIATYLLLLWGTDTNPQSFVDIGCGNGLLVYILSMEGHTGYGVDVRKRKIWDLYPNNINLKETTVTPSNMHIFSDVDWIIGNHSDELTPWIPVIAAQNSYKSNFFLLPCCAYNFDGTKYRRQNSSKSQYTEYLEYVRKVCDNCGFETEVDRLKIPSTKRICFIGRKRTYKEDEHEKFVACIQYMISNQIGLSMNNETDQNIETKEFKTRDPIERVRNCTQLDKNITDSIITCISNYLLDGCNLKTNWSKGSSVAIHELIKLLPSDKLKALKSECGGLQTLLRNNHHIFEVRNGCVNLRYPRTIDEVKNHTRSKKNNDGLKMQIKPCWFYNNHPQGCPLDSSVCSFLHKKST from the exons atggaTGATGATTCTGCGTCGTGTATTAAAGTAAAACCAAATTTATTTTGgcaatcaattaatatattaataacaaaacctCACGTAGTCAATAAAAGGTTATGGGGATGCACTATTCTGAATAGATATTATGTACAAGACAATGATATTTCCTGGAAAAATGAATTGAAAAATTGGCAACtagaaattgtaaacaaaaagcAATTTTTAGATGATATCCTTAAAAACAAACAAGTCAAAATAGTTGGAGAATGTAAaactgaaaatgaaattttattagtcGAGCTTCTTCCCAAAAGTTACCTCGAATCGCATgcgtttcaaataatttataaaaataaatctgtaacACAAGTAGGATTTTTTGATGTGACACCTAAGGAAAATGAACAAAACCTATGTCCAACATTTTCTTATAGCTTTTCTTTACAGGGGGatgaagttatattaaaaactttttctg aaaatgtgACTAAATCTCACCAATGGTTACAAAGTACTGTCTTACCTCAAGTCCTAAAATGGTGTCATGAAATATCTACAAAACAAGTTCAAATATGCAATGAATCTTTAGCATTAGTACCAAATGAAGAatactatacaaaatataatgaacTTAAATTGACATATGGTAAAGAGATGGTTAAG aTTTGGCCAGAATGTACAGACCCAACAAAGTTTGTTTATGAAGATATTGCTATTGCTACATACTTGCTACTTCTGTGGGGGACTGATACTAACCCACAATCATTTGTTGATATTGGATGTGGCAATGGTTtgcttgtttatattttaagtatggaAGGACACACCGGATATGGGGTTGATGTTAGGAAGAGAAAAATATGGGACTTATACCccaataatattaacttaaaa gaaaCAACAGTCACTCCATCAAATATGCATATCTTTTCTGATGTGGATTGGATAATAGGAAATCATTCTGATGAACTCACTCCATGGATCCCAGTGATTGCTGCACAAAATTCCTACAAATCCAATTTTTTCCTGCTACCCTGTTGTGCATACAACTTTGATGGTACAAAATATCGAAGGCAAAATTCATCAAAAAGTCAGTACACAGAATACCTGGAATATGTTAGAAAAGTATGTGATAACTGTGGTTTTGAAACCGAAGTAGACAGATTGAAAATTCCAAGTACAAAGAGAATATGTTTTATTGGTAGGAAGAGAACCTACAAAGAAGATGAACATGAGAAGTTTGTAGCTTGTATTCAGTACATGATTAGTAATCAAATAGGCTTAAGTATGAATAATGAAACAGatcaaaatattgaaacaaaggAATTTAAAACGAGAGACCCCATTGAAAGAGTAAGAAATTGCACAcagttagataaaaatattacagactcaataataacttgtatttcaaattatttgctTGATGGATGCAATTTAAAGACAAACTGGTCGAAGGGAAGTAGTGTTGCTATTCATGAACTTATAAAACTTCTACCATCTGACAAATTAAAAGCTTTAAAATCTGAATGTGGTGGTTTACAAACtttgttaagaaataatcaTCACATATTTGAAGTCAGAAATGGTTGTGTGAATTTACGGTATCCAAGAACTATAGATGAGGTAAAAAATCATACTAGgagcaaaaaaaataatgatggtttgaaaatgcaaataaaaccatgttggttttataataatcacCCACAAGGTTGTCCTTTAGACAGCTCAGTTTGTAGTTTCCTGCACAAAAAGTCAACATGA
- the LOC125064612 gene encoding peroxisomal targeting signal 1 receptor — protein MSLNKLVGGDCGGNNALVQLTNIVNRDASITQNLSQSDRFVNEFMAQNSQAPQTFNMNALLNNMPEVEKSNISKTTQLPSTSNISNIHAQRLVPWQAGPSTSFMSAPMLPFNMPYQPLLQPQPSSNVQIQYVNEADLQKISDNDVKAKAQEYVSSVQEDDELAYNQFMSFMKRISAGELNLGETLEGEEKQMSKDEIVEEMAEKFKDEWAKLSDVNDDWNSEIANGIAKEYSFTEGNVMLENKSALEIGKEKLKMGDIPGAVLCFEAAAQQQPDSAEVWFLLGTTQAENEQDPLAITALKKSLELDPRQLEGYITLAAAYTNENMGKYAYLTLLDWLKASPKYSDMFPQDINPQKMNLKELEAYVTSLYLKAAQMNPAQIDPDVQNALGVIFNINQQYDKAVDCFKAAIMVSSDNAKLWNRLGATLANSDRSEEAVEAYHEALNLEPGFIRARYNVGITCMNLSAHKQAAEHFLVALNQQYKAKSMHPNASNTDTSSSTIWTTLRMVCSFMGEHDVAKLVDERNLSELNKFFEVDS, from the coding sequence aTGTCGTTAAACAAACTAGTTGGTGGAGACTGTGGAGGTAATAATGCGCTTGTCCAGCTTACCAATATTGTAAATCGTGATGCTTCAATCACACAAAACCTGTCTCAGTCCGATAGGTTTGTTAATGAGTTTATGGCTCAAAATTCCCAAGCCCCtcaaacatttaatatgaatGCTCTGCTTAATAATATGCCTGAAGTGGAGAAATCAAATATCTCGAAGACTACGCAATTACCTTCAACAagtaatatatctaatatacatGCCCAGAGATTGGTTCCATGGCAAGCTGGCCCTTCCACTTCATTTATGAGTGCACCAATGTTACCATTTAATATGCCATACCAGCCTTTATTGCAACCTCAACCTTCTTCTAATGTCCAGATTCAATATGTAAATGAAGCAGACTTGCAAAAAATATCAGATAATGATGTTAAAGCAAAAGCTCAAGAGTATGTAAGTAGTGTGCAAGAAGATGATGAACTTGCATATAATCAGTTTATGTCATTTATGAAAAGAATCAGTGCAGGGGAATTAAACCTAGGAGAAACATTAGAAGGGGAAGAAAAACAAATGAGTAAAGATGAAATAGTAGAGGAAATGGCAGAAAAATTCAAAGATGAATGGGCTAAACTAAGTGATGTAAATGATGATTGGAACAGCGAAATTGCTAATGGGATAGCTAAGGAGTATTCTTTTACAGAAGGAAATGTGATGTTAGAGAATAAAAGTGCTCTAGAAATaggtaaagaaaaattaaagatgGGTGATATACCAGGTGCTGTTCTATGCTTTGAAGCAGCTGCTCAACAACAGCCTGATTCGGCTGAAGTATGGTTCCTTTTGGGTACAACGCAAGCAGAAAATGAACAAGATCCTTTAGCAATAACTGCTCTGAAAAAGTCTTTAGAGTTAGACCCAAGACAATTAGAAGGTTACATAACATTAGCAGCAGCctatacaaatgaaaatatgggtaaatatgcatatttaacattattagatTGGTTAAAAGCCAGTCCTAAGTACAGTGACATGTTTCCACAAGATATAAATCCCCAGAAAATGAATTTGAAAGAACTAGAAGCATATGTAACATCATTGTATCTAAAAGCTGCACAAATGAACCCTGCACAGATTGATCCAGATGTACAGAATGCTCTAggcgttatttttaatataaaccaaCAGTATGACAAAGCTGTAGATTGTTTTAAGGCAGCGATTATGGTATCATCGGATAATGCGAAACTTTGGAATAGGCTTGGTGCTACGCTGGCTAATAGTGATAGATCAGAGGAAGCAGTTGAAGCATATCATGAAGCGTTAAACTTGGAACCTGGATTTATACGAGCTAGATATAATGTTGGCATAACATGTATGAATTTAAGTGCTCACAAACAGGCAGCAGAACACTTTTTAGTAGCTTTAAACCAGCAGTATAAGGCAAAGAGTATGCATCCAAATGCATCAAATACCGATACTAGTTCTTCAACAATTTGGACTACTTTAAGGATGGTGTGTTCATTCATGGGAGAACATGATGTTGCTAAGTTAGTGGATGAGAGAAATTTAAGTGAACTTAATAAGTTTTTTGAAGTCGACTCTTGA
- the LOC125064760 gene encoding UPF0545 protein C22orf39 homolog, giving the protein MSQNNSDNINIDRKNDSESSTNCEEAAPVIDPTEKWLIRDCEIYEDEYDDCTSFRARFHQYFIHGESLDCNQWKKDYVNCCKWVKDNDTKAADALIKSEKIRRLKRLTAHYQNDTWKKRESPPTDWEKPLPEWMIKRDQNTYLAQKAQEMREGKLDDDKSLCVIM; this is encoded by the exons ATGTCTCAAAATAACAGCGATAACATAAATATAGACAGGAAAAACGATTCAGAAAGCAGTACAAATTGTGAAGAAGCAGCACCAGTGATTGATCCCACAGAAAAATGGCTT ataaGGGATTGTGAAATTTATGAAGATGAATATGATGACTGTACCAGTTTTAGAGCGAGATTTCATCAGTACTTTATTCACGGTGAATCACTTGATTGCAATCAATGGAAAAAGGATTATGTGAATTGTTGCAAATGGGTCAAGGATAACGACACAAAGGCGgct GATGCATTGATCAAAAGTGAAAAGATCCGTCGTTTGAAACGATTAACAGCTCACTATCAAAATGATACTTGGAAGAAGAGAGAGTCACCGCCTACTGATTGGGAGAAACCTTTGCCAGAATGGATGATTAAGAGAGACCAGAATACATACCTCGCACAAAAGGCACAAGAAATGAGAGAAGGGAAACTCGATGACGATAAAAGTTTATGTGTTATCATGTAG
- the LOC125064715 gene encoding putative aldehyde dehydrogenase family 7 member A1 homolog, with translation MTGLLMNRVLCRSVLALRLRLPMARNASTYLIDDPKYSFLRDLGLEKNNVGVFNGKWKANGQVIQSYSPANGKIIAEVQSASQADYESCATAAQDAWHTWAEMPAPARGEIVRQIGDALREKLQPLGQLVSLEMGKILPEAIGEVVEYIHVCDLALGLSRTLPGTIFPSERPGHVLIEKWNPLGAIGIITAFNFPVAVFGWNSAIAMVCGDVSVWKPSDTTPLTAVAVTKIVESVLVKNNIPGAVAALCVGGKDIGQTLVRDHRMKLVSFTGSTAVGQDVGVEVQRRFGRHLLELGGNNAIVVNSDANVELLLNAALFACAGTAGQRCTTTRRLLIHERLFPEVVSRLKKAYASVLPKIGDPLLSETLIGPLHTPTAVEAYKRTVAEAVKQGGTIEFGGKVIEREGYFVEPTIITGLPHDSPLVKSECFAPIVYCIKIPDLDTGIQYNNEVDQGLSSSLFTENLADVFKWIGPHGSDCGIVNVNIPTNGAEVGGAFGGEKATGGGRECGSDSWKNYMRRSTVTVNYSGTIKLAQNIQFGD, from the exons ATGACTGGTTTACTGATGAACCGTGTATTGTGTCGTAGTGTTCTAGCTCTGCGTTTGCGATTGCCAATGGCTAGAAACGCATCCACCTACCTTATAGACGATCCTAAATATTCCTTTTTAAGGGATTTAGGTTTGGAAAAGAACAATGTAGGTGTGTTCAATGGAAAATGGAAGGCGAATGGCCag GTAATCCAATCTTACAGTCCTGCAAATGGAAAAATTATTGCTGAAGTGCAATCCGCTAGCCAAGCTGACTATGAGTCTTGTGCTACAGCCGCTCAGGATGCGTGGCATACTTGGGCAGAAATGCCAGCGCCTGCGAGAGGAGAGATCGTTAGGCAAATTGGTGATGCACTCAGAGAAAAACTACAACCTCTCGGACAATTGGTTTCTTTAGAAATGG GAAAAATTCTACCCGAAGCCATCGGAGAAGTTGTTGAATACATCCACGTTTGCGACTTGGCTCTTGGCTTGTCTCGCACCCTACCAGGGACTATCTTTCCTTCAGAGCGACCTGGACACGTGCTTATCGAAAAATGGAACCCTCTGGGCGCTATTGGCATAATTACCGCATTCAATTTTCCAGTTGCCGTTTTCGGATGGAACAGCGCTATCGCTATG GTCTGTGGAGACGTCAGCGTGTGGAAACCATCAGACACCACTCCCCTCACCGCGGTGGCCGTCACTAAGATAGTCGAGAGCGTTCTCGTCAAGAACAACATCCCGGGGGCGGTGGCCGCGCTCTGTGTCGGTGGGAAGGACATCGGACAGACGCTCGTGCGTGATCACAGGATGAAACTAGTGTCTTTTACTGGAAGTACCGCTGTAGGACaggat GTCGGTGTGGAGGTACAGAGGCGTTTCGGCCGTCACCTGCTGGAGCTGGGCGGCAACAACGCGATCGTGGTGAACTCAGACGCCAACGTAGAGCTGTTGCTGAACGCGGCTCTGTTTGCGTGCGCGGGCACGGCCGGCCAGCGCTGCACCACCACACGACGGCTGCTCATACACGAGCGG CTATTCCCTGAAGTAGTATCAAGGTTGAAGAAGGCATACGCGAGTGTGCTGCCTAAGATTGGTGATCCCCTACTGAGCGAAACCTTGATTGGCCCGCTGCATACGCCTACCGCCGTCGAAGCCTACAAGAGGACCGTCGCTGAAGCTGTCAAGCAAGGAGGAACGATTGAGTTCGGAGGAAAA GTTATTGAGCGTGAAGGATACTTCGTGGAGCCAACAATAATAACGGGATTGCCCCACGACTCCCCGCTTGTGAAGTCGGAATGTTTTGCGCCCATCGTATACTGCATCAAGATCCCCGACCTGGACACCGGTATTCAGTACAACAATGAAGTCGACCAGGGCCTATCATCCAGTCTTTTCACTGAAAATTTGGCCGACGTATTTAAG TGGATTGGACCCCACGGCTCAGATTGCGGCATTGTTAACGTGAACATCCCGACAAATGGCGCGGAAGTGGGAGGAGCCTTTGGCGGGGAGAAGGCTACGGGTGGTGGGCGAGAGTGCGGCTCCGACAGCTGGAAGAACTACATGCGCCGTTCCACCGTCACCGTCAACTACTCCGGCACCATCAAACTTGCTCAGAATATTCAGTTTGGAGATTAG